A genomic stretch from Ictalurus punctatus breed USDA103 chromosome 2, Coco_2.0, whole genome shotgun sequence includes:
- the LOC108260935 gene encoding uncharacterized protein LOC108260935: MLSENRKRQRTRGDDDDDALLMPQAKRLSTTLQSSEGSREAWESESSSSDSSGVSSPEHAAGTSSSASSQYGAENLRSSSPHSSLDQSDATSLALYEPINRVLREAHFQSLHNRGQSRDR, encoded by the exons ATGTTATCTGAAAACAG GAAACGACAGCGTACTCgaggcgatgatgatgatgatgcactTCTGATGCCTCAGGCCAAAAGATTAAGCACAACACTCCAGAGCTCTGAGGGAAGCAGAGAAGCCTGGGAGTCTGAG TCCTCCAGCAGTGACAGCAGTGGGGTCAGTAGTCCAGAGCACGCAGCTGGGACCAGCAGCAGCGCGAGCAGTCAGTACGGAGCCGAAAACCTCAGGTCCTCCAGTCCACATAGTTCCTTGGACCAATCTGACGCCACAAGCCTGGCCTTGTATGAACCTATCAACCGTGTCCTGAGAGAGGCCCACTTCCAGAGCCTACACAACAGAGGTCAGTCACGAGATAGGTGA